A stretch of Brassica rapa cultivar Chiifu-401-42 chromosome A08, CAAS_Brap_v3.01, whole genome shotgun sequence DNA encodes these proteins:
- the LOC117127387 gene encoding uncharacterized protein LOC117127387, with protein MSSSSSDGVKERLDELFDEIFEDTYDDIVEAQTSKHRKRYIERNREAGHDRLWNDYFSEDSTFSTYLFRRRFRMNKELFLRIVHGLSENVPFFRQRRDAAGRFGLSPLQKCTAAIRLLTYSSTADTVDEYLRLGESTALSCLHHFTDGIIGLFGEEYLQRPTPEDLQRLLDIGEKRRFPGMVGSMTACIGSGRIVQPLGKDSTLNDINVLDRSPVVDDIFQGRAPRLKYVVNRNLYKLAYYLTDGIYPKWSTFIQSISHPQGPKAELFARIQEATRKDVERAFGVLQA; from the exons atgtcatcatcttcatccGATGGAGTCAAAGAAAGATTGGACGAACTTTTCGACGAAATCTTCGAAGATACATACGACGACATAGTGGAGGCCCAAACCAGTAAGCACAGGAAACGGTATATAGAACGAAACCGTGAAGCGGGACACGACCGTTTATGGAATGACTACTTCAGCGAAGATTCGACATTCTCGACATATTTATTCAGGCGCCGCTTCCGCATGAACAAGGAATTATTCTTGCGTATTGTCCATGGCCTCTCAGAGAACGTTCcattctttcgacaaagaagaGATGCAGCCGGGAGGTTTGGTCTTTCTCCACTTCAAAAATGTACGGCTGCTATTCGTCTCCTTACTTATAGTTCTACGGCTGACACGGttgacgaatatctccgacttggtgaAAGCACGGCACTTTCGTGTTTACACCATTTCACTGACGGAATAATAGGGTTATTTGGAGAAGAGTATCTACAAAGACCCACACCAGAGGATCTTCAACGACTACTCGATATTGGAGAGAAACGCAGGTTTCCTGGCATGGTAGGAAGTATGACTgcatgcattgggagtggaagaattgtccaaccgcttggaaaggaca gtaccttaaacgatattaatgtcCTCGATCGATCTCCTGTTGTTGATGACATTTTCCAAGGCCGAGCTCCCAGGTTAAAGTACGTGGTCAACAGAAACCTGTATAAGTTGGCGTACTACCTCACAGATGGTATATATCCCaaatggtcaacatttatccaatctatctcGCACCCTCAAGGTCCTAAAGCAGAGTTATTTGCTAGAATTCAAGAAGCAACCCGAAAAGATGTGgaacgggcttttggagtattgcaagcTTGA
- the LOC103833104 gene encoding probable BOI-related E3 ubiquitin-protein ligase 3 encodes MALPHHFDPHLQDSKSFRDFCGIDGQISPPALGFESSTNLHEHPPYIPPFHVPGFAPGPALQTDGADVGAGFEWNSICGRKSLKEMDFMENNSQLSSVDFWQGRSVSTGLGLSLDNANGSALLSLVGDDVDRELLRQDSEIDRFIKIQGDQLRQSILEKIQTSQRKTVSLMEERVIQKLRGKDEELEMINRKSKELEVRIEQLTLEAEAWQQRANYNENMIAALNYNLERAHGWPRESNMEEGCGDSELDDTASCFNGKATMMMCRFCGVREVCMLLLPCKHMCLCKECERKLSSCPLCQSSKFLGMEVYM; translated from the exons ATGGCGCTTCCTCACCATTTCGATCCTCACCTACAAGACTCCAAGTCTTTCAG AGACTTTTGCGGGATCGACGGTCAGATTTCACCACCAGCATTAGGGTTCGAAAGCTCCACGAATCTCCATGAGCATCCTCCGTATATTCCTCCTT TCCACGTTCCCGGTTTTGCACCTGGACCGGCTTTGCAAACCGACGGTGCTGATGTTGGCGCTGGCTTCGAGTGGAACAGCATCTGTGGTCGAAAGAGTCTAAAGGAAATGGATTTCATGGAGAACAATTCTCAGTTATCTTCAGTTGATTTTTGGCAAGGCCGGTCTGTCTCAACCGGTTTGGGTCTCTCCCTTGACAATGCTAATGGCTCGGCTTTGTTGTCGCTCGTCGGAGACGATGTTGATCGGGAGTTACTGAGGCAGGATTCAGAAATCGATCGATTTATCAAGATTCAG GGAGACCAATTACGGCAATCTATCCTCGAGAAGATCCAGACGAGTCAGCGTAAAACCGTGTCACTCATGGAGGAAAGAGTGATCCAGAAACTTCGGGGAAAAGACGAGGAACTCGAGATGATAAACCGAAAGAGCAAGGAACTCGAGGTGCGAATTGAACAGCTGACACTGGAAGCCGAGGCATGGCAACAACGTGCGAACTACAACGAGAACATGATCGCTGCTCTCAACTACAATCTCGAACGCGCTCACGGTTGGCCGAGAGAGAGCAATATGGAGGAAGGATGTGGAGACAGCGAATTGGATGACACAGCCTCTTGCTTCAATGGTAAGGCGACGATGATGATGTGCAGGTTTTGTGGAGTGAGAGAGGTGTGTATGTTGTTGTTGCCGTGTAAGCATATGTGTTTGTGTAAGGAGTGTGAGAGGAAGCTTAGCTCTTGTCCTTTGTGTCAATCTTCTAAGTTTCTAGGGATGGAAGTCTACATGTGA
- the LOC117127388 gene encoding uncharacterized protein LOC117127388, translated as MENIEEASNNVGVKSSDQVADTENHSDPNQEEDPILDNNSQMLVIQTPPKPFNMHTREVDDSDDFVGQVPQCVSSRPTHDTSDGEDEDDDFVEPVPMCVSVGQTHETPDGEDEDDDFVEPVPQCVSGGQTHETMVGEDKDDDFIEPVPQSRSREEDARRRREKDKADDESLMKSVRAVELYGFEDVEASSNNEAVNDYTVDEIDFTLADADMYTGKLFNSKQEFKISLHIYALKQVFRFKFHKHAFNYVAAKCIDKNCKFYVMAKQLGESSAYQVRKAQLKHVCTSDAKAQYKKHATSKVIAALMRSKYERLQAGPRASELPEMLRTEFLFTATYWKCWKAKELATVAAQGTEESSYKLLPKYFYVVKYANPGSITHIKTEKDDKGQTRFKYAFMALKACIDGWKHLRKVIVVDGTHMFGKYKGCLLTASGQDANYQVFPVAFAVVDNETNESWSWFFEKLKEIVEDGSDLSIVSDRANQICVAKDKWYPLSHHGCCLVHLQRNVDAKFKKRNQKQMVGRAAEVFKISHFKRLYAEIKLTDKRYWDYLEKIDPRHWTRSHFEGERYNLMSSNIAESLNKALVPARDSPIMVLFEFIRRMISRWFVSRQRKISKMSGEIPPAVDELMENNLEDARAYAVMPLSAFEFEVTLKTTGFGSSVNLETRSCTCLEFQKVGIPCRHAIAAAMFRDLQHSEFVADAYLKKTWNETTKGVTLPVPDPQDLFIPSEVSDLIMLPPKTKRPPGRSPTKRKRYAGEISVRPNLI; from the coding sequence ATGGAGAATATTGAAGAAGCAAGTAACAATGTAGGTGTCAAGTCAAGTGATCAAGTGGCCGACACTGAGAATCATTCAGATCCAAATCAAGAAGAGGACCCAATTTTGGACAACAACTCCCAAATGTTGGTTATCCAGACTCCTCCAAAACCGTTCAACATGCATACTCGGGAAGTTGACGACAGTGATGATTTCGTTGGACAGGTCCCTCAATGTGTTTCGTCTAGACCGACACATGATACATCTGATGGAGAAGACGAGGATGACGACTTTGTCGAACCGGTACCTATGTGTGTTTCGGTTGGTCAGACACATGAAACTCCGGATGGAGAAGACGAGGATGACGACTTTGTCGAACCGGTACCTCAGTGTGTTTCGGGTGGTCAGACACATGAAACTATGGTAGGAGAAGACAAGGATGACGACTTTATCGAACCGGTACCTCAGTCTCGAAGCCGTGAGGAAGACGCAAGAAGACGTCGTGAAAAGGATAAGGCTGATGACGAATCACTCATGAAATCCGTTAGAGCCGTTGAGCTATATGGATTTGAGGATGTAGAAGCTTCGTCTAACAACGAAGCTGTTAACGACTATACCGTCGATGAAATTGACTTCACTCTAGCAGATGCTGATATGTACACTGGGAAACTATTCAATAGCAAGCAAGAATTCAAGATCAGTTTGCACATTTATGCCTTAAAGCAGGTGTTCAGGTTCAAGTTCCACAAACATGCGTTTAACTACGTCGCAGCGAAATGCATTGATAAAAACTGCAAATTTTATGTTATGGCTAAGCAATTGGGGGAATCTTCGGCATATCAGGTGAGGAAGGCGCAACTGAAGCATGTCTGCACATCTGATGCTAAAGCGCAATATAAGAAACATGCGACGTCGAAAGTAATAGCTGCACTAATGAGATCGAAGTATGAAAGGCTCCAAGCTGGACCGCGCGCATCTGAATTACCCGAGATGCTCCGGACTGAGTTCTTGTTTACGGCCACATATTGGAAATGTTGGAAAGCAAAAGAGTTAGCCACTGTGGCTGCACAAGGAACAGAAGAGAGCTCTTACAAGCTTTTGCcgaaatatttttatgttgtaaagTATGCAAATCCTGGGTCCATTACTCATATCAAAACTGAAAAAGATGATAAGGGTCAGACAAGGTTTAAGTACGCGTTCATGGCGCTGAAAGCTTGCATTGACGGGTGGAAGCATCTACGGAAGGTTATTGTGGTGGATGGTACTCATATGTTTGGGAAGTACAAAGGGTGTTTACTAACTGCAAGTGGGCAAGATGCCAATTATCAGGTATTCCCTGTAGCGTTTGCTGTTGTAGACAATGAAACAAATGAGTCTTGGAGTTGGTTTTTTGAGAAGCTGAAAGAGATCGTAGAAGATGGCTCCGATTTATCTATCGTGTCTGATAGAGCAAATCAAATATGTGTTGCTAAAGATAAGTGGTATCCTCTTTCACACCATGGGTGCTGCCTCGTACACCTACAGAGAAACGTCGACGCAAAATTCAAGAAAAGGAATCAGAAGCAAATGGTTGGCAGGGCAGCCGAGGTATTCAAGATATCTCACTTTAAGAGACTTTACGCGGAGATCAAACTTACAGATAAGCGCTATTGGGATTATCTTGAGAAGATCGATCCTAGGCATTGGACAAGGTCACACTTTGAGGGCGAGCGGTACAATCTAATGAGCTCGAATATAGCTGAGTCTCTCAACAAAGCACTAGTTCCGGCGCGCGATTCCCCGATAATGGTGCTATTTGAGTTCATCAGACGCATGATTAGTCGTTGGTTTGTGAGTAGACAGCGAAAGATATCGAAAATGAGTGGTGAGATCCCCCCGGCTGTTGACGAGTTGATGGAGAACAATTTAGAAGACGCAAGAGCGTACGCTGTGATGCCTCTGTCTGCTTTTGAATTTGAGGTAACTCTAAAAACAACCGGCTTCGGGAGTTCTGTTAATTTGGAAACCAGGTCTTGCACATGTCTTGAATTCCAGAAAGTTGGAATACCATGTCGACATGCCATTGCTGCGGCTATGTTTCGGGACTTGCAGCACTCAGAGTTCGTTGCAGACGCCTATCTAAAAAAGACATGGAATGAAACAACAAAGGGTGTTACACTCCCGGTTCCAGATCCGCAAGATCTTTTCATACCTTCGGAGGTTAGTGACCTTATCATGTTACCACCAAAGACGAAGAGACCACCAGGACGTTCACCGACCAAGCGTAAACGTTATGCAGGAGAAATATCGGTACGACCTAATCTCATCTGA